A single region of the Plantactinospora soyae genome encodes:
- a CDS encoding winged helix-turn-helix domain-containing protein, whose amino-acid sequence MPRISDRQRIAQDIRNKIASGEYKPGDKLPSLRELIAIYDVSAEPVRSALLILQAEGLLEGHQGKGVYVTDPK is encoded by the coding sequence ATGCCCCGAATCTCAGATCGCCAGCGCATCGCGCAGGACATCCGCAACAAGATCGCGTCGGGTGAGTACAAGCCGGGCGACAAACTGCCTTCGCTCCGCGAGCTAATCGCGATCTACGACGTGTCCGCCGAACCCGTGCGCTCAGCCCTGCTAATCCTGCAAGCAGAAGGGCTCCTGGAAGGACACCAAGGCAAGGGTGTCTACGTAACCGACCCGAAGTAG
- a CDS encoding matrixin family metalloprotease, with protein MAAAGVVATLIVSPSAVNAAEGPGPAAPAATSKTTPLRYDHLPPASAGASRFVLDAGTWLPDRTLTYRFANGTADVGGFEQRSAIRLALDLWATETNLSFSEVTTGGQLVFSFVTDNHSDGFPFDNQGGVLAHGFFPPPTNTTSIAGDVHFDDDETWSTLSQSSSAQPIDLRTVAAHEIGHALGLRHSADRNALMFDFYNGSHRFLSADDIAGIQAKYGE; from the coding sequence GTGGCTGCGGCTGGAGTCGTCGCCACCCTGATCGTCAGCCCGTCCGCCGTCAACGCCGCCGAAGGGCCCGGCCCGGCCGCCCCGGCTGCGACCTCGAAGACCACCCCGCTGCGCTACGACCACCTGCCACCGGCCAGTGCCGGGGCGTCGCGCTTCGTACTCGACGCGGGCACCTGGCTGCCGGACCGCACCCTCACCTACCGGTTCGCCAACGGTACGGCGGACGTGGGCGGCTTCGAGCAGCGCAGCGCGATCCGCCTGGCGCTCGACCTCTGGGCGACCGAGACGAACCTGAGCTTCAGCGAGGTCACCACCGGCGGCCAGTTGGTGTTCTCCTTCGTCACCGACAACCACAGTGACGGGTTCCCGTTCGACAACCAGGGCGGGGTCCTGGCGCACGGGTTCTTCCCGCCACCGACCAACACCACCTCGATCGCCGGCGACGTCCACTTCGACGACGACGAGACTTGGAGCACGCTGTCCCAGTCCAGCAGCGCCCAGCCCATCGACCTGCGTACCGTGGCCGCGCACGAGATCGGCCACGCGCTGGGGCTGCGGCACTCCGCTGATCGCAACGCCCTGATGTTCGACTTCTACAACGGATCGCATCGCTTCCTCTCCGCTGACGACATCGCCGGAATCCAGGCCAAGTACGGCGAGTAG